The following are encoded in a window of Carya illinoinensis cultivar Pawnee chromosome 15, C.illinoinensisPawnee_v1, whole genome shotgun sequence genomic DNA:
- the LOC122297390 gene encoding serine/threonine-protein kinase prpf4B-like isoform X4 — protein sequence MASESHDKHRRSSSLEDDAERFSKRHTHRHHRHHHRSKKREDETKREGDDINRASPSPPPVAIIKFRPDDDVEEGEILEEDGFGFGGGEQEIAERKSESDEESRKNVTSGVHSQSDRRNLGHRAKHGSSHHEVGVHEEDILGNKGRNMKTLEDDKNEEDLLTDFKLDKEDKAYSCSGVGTEIGNEVSFPRNSSVEPQYGSRGQVNGILDHKDEKMRPRESGSPSKRIGRGNTYYNDEKVEVYISKLSTQGNSSSQSIGDHEEIRTRSRSMSIYHARERSRSRSIIEEEEAHSKKGRYYEHDASLSTDKGKFVYASDDERMARQSKDRRHYSRDVVRDVDRKRSPSYNRYIVEDRLRSRGTQGRERSRDREMHRELRKEKERERIRNSEMDRAQRRDRERDRSKDRDRERRIERDRSREREMDRNRREKERENTKDIEVDRYGKREKERDRSKASERERVKDTEREKDRDKVWKERENDRERQNDTKWNKDRSIMRDKEKYEYLEDGYDNGDRYKHSRHSRHDEKYYDQEKMKKAHSTKVPGSRSNSLEGNRDKLKRDDDEQGDYEEGIELQFGEQEEEDLNRIKEESRRRRQAILEKYKSQPRSEDIEKDKEPAHDPDQSVAATDVVPEVGDGRSDVLDVYVTEPSFSVGKSPPNGVAGLEKTIGAGGLGEGSPKSERSNDKFCDDIFGETPTRVRKMCKGEGLQIERSGLRDNWDDAEGYYGYRFGEILDGRYEVTAAHGKGVFSTVVRAKNLKAGNDELEEVAIKIIRSNDTMYKAGLEELVILKKLVGADPDDKRHCVRFISSFKYRNHLCLVFESLHMNLREVLKKFGRNIGLKLTAVRAYAKQLFIALKHLRNCGVLHCDIKPDNMLVNEAKNMLKLCDFGNAMFAGKNEITPYLVSRFYRAPEISATNNDMLRLHMELKGPFPKKMLRKGAFTNLHFDQDLNFHATEDDPVTKKTIKRIILNVKPKDISSIITGAPGEDPKMLANFKDLLEKNFVLDPDKRMTVSQALTHPFITVLAWLKSKWGDVWSGGHLLAGSFVDCTVSIVRQLADGVFTIVIIVEYGHCENLFVYFHLCYNDCILYFKLDCF from the exons ATGGCCAGCGAATCCCATGATAAGCACCGGAGGTCTTCATCGTTGGAAGACGATGCCGAGAGGTTCTCGAAGCGCCACACGCATCGTCACCACCGGCATCACCACCGCAGCAAGAAACGAGAAGATGAAACCAAACGTGAGGGTGACGATATCAATCGCgcttctccttctcctcctccagTGGCTATTATTAAATTTCGCCCCGATGACGATGTGGAGGAGGGTGAGATTCTTGAAGAGGATGGTTTCGGTTTCGGTGGTGGCGAGCAGGAGATTGCGGAAAGGAAATCTGAGTCGGACGAAGAGTCTCGGAAAAATGTAACCTCTGGTGTTCACTCTCAATCGGACCGACGGAATCTG GGACATCGTGCTAAGCATGGCTCGTCTCATCATGAAGTTGGTGTACACGAAGAAGACATTCTAGGGAACAAGGGTAGAAATATGAAGACACTGGAGGACGACAAGAATGAAGAAGATTTGTTGACTGATTTCAAATTAGATAAGGAAGACAAAGCTTATAGCTGTAGTGGTGTTGGTACTGAGATAGGCAATGAAGTTTCTTTTCCAAGAAACTCAAGTGTTGAGCCTCAATATGGCTCAAGGGGCCAAGTCAATGGAATTTTGGATCACAAAGATGAAAAGATGCGGCCGAGGGAGTCTGGGTCCCCTTCTAAACGAATTGGCAGGGGAAATACttattataatgatgaaaaggTCGAGGTCTATATAAGCAAGTTAAGCACTCAGGGAAACTCGTCCTCTCAAAGCATAGGTGACCATGAGGAAATTCGTACTAGGAGCAGATCTATGTCAATTTATCATGCTAGGGAAAGATCTCGTTCCCGTAGCATaatagaagaggaggaggcccaTTCAAAAAAAGGACGTTACTATGAGCATGATGCCTCATTATCGACTGATAAAGGTAAGTTTGTGTATGCCTCTGATGATGAAAGGATGGCTCGGCAAAGTAAGGATAGACGGCATTATAGTAGAGATGTAGTCAGGGATGTGGACAGGAAACGTAGTCCTAGTTACAATAGGTATATTGTAGAGGACAGGCTTAGGAGTCGGGGTACACAAGGGAGAGAGAGGAGTAGGGATAGGGAGATGCATAGGGAGTTGAGGAAGGAAAAGGAACGAGAAAGGATCAGAAACAGTGAGATGGATAGGGCTCAAAGGAGGGATAGAGAACGGGACAGGAGTAAGGATAGGGATAGGGAAAGGCGGATAGAACGAGATAGAAGCAGGGAAAGAGAGATGGACAGGAATAGAAGGgagaaggaaagagaaaataCCAAAGACATTGAGGTAGATAGATACGGGAAAAGGGAGAAGGAAAGGGATAGGAGCAAAGCtagtgaaagagagagagttaaggACACAGAAAGGGAGAAGGATAGGGACAAAGTTTGGAAGGAGAGGGAGAATGATAGGGAGAGGCAAAATGACACAAAATGGAATAAGGATAGGAGCATTATGAGGGATAAGGAGAAGTATGAATATCTTGAGGATGGCTATGATAATGGAGATAGATATAAACATTCTAGACACTCGAGACATGATGAAAAGTATTACGAccaggaaaaaatgaaaaaagcgCATTCAACAAAGGTTCCTGGTTCTAGGAGTAATTCATTGGAAGGAAATAGAGACAAACTGAAAAG AGATGATGATGAACAAGGAGACTACGAAGAAGGGATTGAGTTGCAGTTTGGTGAGCAGGAAGAGGAGGATCTCAACAGAATCAAGGAGGAGAGTAGAAGGCGACGACAAGCCATCCTTGAAAAATATAAGAGTCAACCACGATCAGAAGATATAGAAAAAG ATAAGGAGCCTGCACATGATCCTGATCAATCGGTAGCTGCTACTGATGTTGTTCCAGAAGTTGGTGATGGTAGGAGTGATGTGTTAGATGTCTATGTCACTGAACCTTCATTTTCTGTTGGGAAATCACCTCCAAATGGGGTTGCTGGTTTGGAGAAGACTATCGGTGCTGGGGGGCTTGGAGAGGGCAGTCCGAAG AGTGAGAGGTCAAATGACAAGTTCTGTGATGATATTTTTGGTGAGACACCAACAAGAGTTCGCAAAATG TGCAAAGGAGAGGGTTTACAAATTGAAAGGAGTGGTCTTCGTGACAATTGGGATGATGCAGAGGGTTATTatg GCTACCGGTTTGGTGAAATACTTGATGGCCGATATGAAGTTACTGCTGCTCATGGTAAAGGCGTATTTTCTACTGTAGTTCGTGCAAAGAATCTAAAGGCTGGTAATGATGAACTGGAGGAAGTGGCAATAAAAATTATACGCAGTAATGATACAAT GTACAAGGCTGGTTTGGAGGAGCTAGTCATATTAAAGAAACTAGTAGGTGCAGATCCAGATGACAAGCGCCATTGTGTTCGATTTATCTCAAGTTTCAAGTACCGGAATCATCTTTGCTTAGTTTTTGAATCTCTTCATATGAATCTGCGTGAGGTTTTAAAGAAGTTTGGGCGCAATATTGGCCTTAAGCTAACTGCTGTGAGAGCATATGCGAAACAACTTTTTATTGCCCTGAAGCATCTGAGAAATTGTGGTGTTCTTCATTGTGATATAAAACCAGATAACATGCTG GTAAATGAGGCAAAAAATATGCTGAAGCTTTGTGACTTTGGAAATGCTATGTTTGCTGGTAAAAATGAAATTACACCATACCTTGTAAGCCGCTTTTATCGTGCCCCTGAAATAA GTGCTACAAACAATGATATGCTACGCCTTCACATGGAATTGAAGGGCCCTTTCCCAAAGAAGATGCTCCGCAAG GGAGCATTTACAAATCTCCATTTTGATCAGGACTTGAATTTTCATGCTACAGAAGACGATCCTGTTACGAAAAAG ACTATAAAGCGGATAATTCTCAATGTAAAGCCTAAAGATATATCTTCAATTATTACAGGCGCTCCTGGTGAGGATCCGAAGATGTTAGCCAATTTTAAAGACCTTCTAGAAAAGAATTTTGTGTTGGATCCAGACAAAAGGATGACAGTGTCACAAGCATTGACCCATCCATTCATCACTG TTTTGGCGTGGTTGAAGTCAAAATGGGGTGATGTTTGGTCTGGAGGTCACTTGCTGGCGGGTTCTTTCGTGGATTGTACTGTTTCTATCGTAAGACAACTTGCTGACGGCGTTTTTACAATTGTAATCATAGTTGAATATGGCCATTGTGAAAATTTGTTTGTCTATTTTCATCTGTGCTACAATGATTGTATTTTGTACTTCAAACTTGACTGTTTCTAA
- the LOC122297390 gene encoding serine/threonine-protein kinase prpf4B-like isoform X1, producing MASESHDKHRRSSSLEDDAERFSKRHTHRHHRHHHRSKKREDETKREGDDINRASPSPPPVAIIKFRPDDDVEEGEILEEDGFGFGGGEQEIAERKSESDEESRKNVTSGVHSQSDRRNLGHRAKHGSSHHEVGVHEEDILGNKGRNMKTLEDDKNEEDLLTDFKLDKEDKAYSCSGVGTEIGNEVSFPRNSSVEPQYGSRGQVNGILDHKDEKMRPRESGSPSKRIGRGNTYYNDEKVEVYISKLSTQGNSSSQSIGDHEEIRTRSRSMSIYHARERSRSRSIIEEEEAHSKKGRYYEHDASLSTDKGKFVYASDDERMARQSKDRRHYSRDVVRDVDRKRSPSYNRYIVEDRLRSRGTQGRERSRDREMHRELRKEKERERIRNSEMDRAQRRDRERDRSKDRDRERRIERDRSREREMDRNRREKERENTKDIEVDRYGKREKERDRSKASERERVKDTEREKDRDKVWKERENDRERQNDTKWNKDRSIMRDKEKYEYLEDGYDNGDRYKHSRHSRHDEKYYDQEKMKKAHSTKVPGSRSNSLEGNRDKLKRDDDEQGDYEEGIELQFGEQEEEDLNRIKEESRRRRQAILEKYKSQPRSEDIEKDKEPAHDPDQSVAATDVVPEVGDGRSDVLDVYVTEPSFSVGKSPPNGVAGLEKTIGAGGLGEGSPKSERSNDKFCDDIFGETPTRVRKMCKGEGLQIERSGLRDNWDDAEGYYGYRFGEILDGRYEVTAAHGKGVFSTVVRAKNLKAGNDELEEVAIKIIRSNDTMYKAGLEELVILKKLVGADPDDKRHCVRFISSFKYRNHLCLVFESLHMNLREVLKKFGRNIGLKLTAVRAYAKQLFIALKHLRNCGVLHCDIKPDNMLVNEAKNMLKLCDFGNAMFAGKNEITPYLVSRFYRAPEIILGLPYDHPLDIWSVGCCLYELYTGKVLFPGATNNDMLRLHMELKGPFPKKMLRKGAFTNLHFDQDLNFHATEDDPVTKKTIKRIILNVKPKDISSIITGAPGEDPKMLANFKDLLEKNFVLDPDKRMTVSQALTHPFITVLAWLKSKWGDVWSGGHLLAGSFVDCTVSIVRQLADGVFTIVIIVEYGHCENLFVYFHLCYNDCILYFKLDCF from the exons ATGGCCAGCGAATCCCATGATAAGCACCGGAGGTCTTCATCGTTGGAAGACGATGCCGAGAGGTTCTCGAAGCGCCACACGCATCGTCACCACCGGCATCACCACCGCAGCAAGAAACGAGAAGATGAAACCAAACGTGAGGGTGACGATATCAATCGCgcttctccttctcctcctccagTGGCTATTATTAAATTTCGCCCCGATGACGATGTGGAGGAGGGTGAGATTCTTGAAGAGGATGGTTTCGGTTTCGGTGGTGGCGAGCAGGAGATTGCGGAAAGGAAATCTGAGTCGGACGAAGAGTCTCGGAAAAATGTAACCTCTGGTGTTCACTCTCAATCGGACCGACGGAATCTG GGACATCGTGCTAAGCATGGCTCGTCTCATCATGAAGTTGGTGTACACGAAGAAGACATTCTAGGGAACAAGGGTAGAAATATGAAGACACTGGAGGACGACAAGAATGAAGAAGATTTGTTGACTGATTTCAAATTAGATAAGGAAGACAAAGCTTATAGCTGTAGTGGTGTTGGTACTGAGATAGGCAATGAAGTTTCTTTTCCAAGAAACTCAAGTGTTGAGCCTCAATATGGCTCAAGGGGCCAAGTCAATGGAATTTTGGATCACAAAGATGAAAAGATGCGGCCGAGGGAGTCTGGGTCCCCTTCTAAACGAATTGGCAGGGGAAATACttattataatgatgaaaaggTCGAGGTCTATATAAGCAAGTTAAGCACTCAGGGAAACTCGTCCTCTCAAAGCATAGGTGACCATGAGGAAATTCGTACTAGGAGCAGATCTATGTCAATTTATCATGCTAGGGAAAGATCTCGTTCCCGTAGCATaatagaagaggaggaggcccaTTCAAAAAAAGGACGTTACTATGAGCATGATGCCTCATTATCGACTGATAAAGGTAAGTTTGTGTATGCCTCTGATGATGAAAGGATGGCTCGGCAAAGTAAGGATAGACGGCATTATAGTAGAGATGTAGTCAGGGATGTGGACAGGAAACGTAGTCCTAGTTACAATAGGTATATTGTAGAGGACAGGCTTAGGAGTCGGGGTACACAAGGGAGAGAGAGGAGTAGGGATAGGGAGATGCATAGGGAGTTGAGGAAGGAAAAGGAACGAGAAAGGATCAGAAACAGTGAGATGGATAGGGCTCAAAGGAGGGATAGAGAACGGGACAGGAGTAAGGATAGGGATAGGGAAAGGCGGATAGAACGAGATAGAAGCAGGGAAAGAGAGATGGACAGGAATAGAAGGgagaaggaaagagaaaataCCAAAGACATTGAGGTAGATAGATACGGGAAAAGGGAGAAGGAAAGGGATAGGAGCAAAGCtagtgaaagagagagagttaaggACACAGAAAGGGAGAAGGATAGGGACAAAGTTTGGAAGGAGAGGGAGAATGATAGGGAGAGGCAAAATGACACAAAATGGAATAAGGATAGGAGCATTATGAGGGATAAGGAGAAGTATGAATATCTTGAGGATGGCTATGATAATGGAGATAGATATAAACATTCTAGACACTCGAGACATGATGAAAAGTATTACGAccaggaaaaaatgaaaaaagcgCATTCAACAAAGGTTCCTGGTTCTAGGAGTAATTCATTGGAAGGAAATAGAGACAAACTGAAAAG AGATGATGATGAACAAGGAGACTACGAAGAAGGGATTGAGTTGCAGTTTGGTGAGCAGGAAGAGGAGGATCTCAACAGAATCAAGGAGGAGAGTAGAAGGCGACGACAAGCCATCCTTGAAAAATATAAGAGTCAACCACGATCAGAAGATATAGAAAAAG ATAAGGAGCCTGCACATGATCCTGATCAATCGGTAGCTGCTACTGATGTTGTTCCAGAAGTTGGTGATGGTAGGAGTGATGTGTTAGATGTCTATGTCACTGAACCTTCATTTTCTGTTGGGAAATCACCTCCAAATGGGGTTGCTGGTTTGGAGAAGACTATCGGTGCTGGGGGGCTTGGAGAGGGCAGTCCGAAG AGTGAGAGGTCAAATGACAAGTTCTGTGATGATATTTTTGGTGAGACACCAACAAGAGTTCGCAAAATG TGCAAAGGAGAGGGTTTACAAATTGAAAGGAGTGGTCTTCGTGACAATTGGGATGATGCAGAGGGTTATTatg GCTACCGGTTTGGTGAAATACTTGATGGCCGATATGAAGTTACTGCTGCTCATGGTAAAGGCGTATTTTCTACTGTAGTTCGTGCAAAGAATCTAAAGGCTGGTAATGATGAACTGGAGGAAGTGGCAATAAAAATTATACGCAGTAATGATACAAT GTACAAGGCTGGTTTGGAGGAGCTAGTCATATTAAAGAAACTAGTAGGTGCAGATCCAGATGACAAGCGCCATTGTGTTCGATTTATCTCAAGTTTCAAGTACCGGAATCATCTTTGCTTAGTTTTTGAATCTCTTCATATGAATCTGCGTGAGGTTTTAAAGAAGTTTGGGCGCAATATTGGCCTTAAGCTAACTGCTGTGAGAGCATATGCGAAACAACTTTTTATTGCCCTGAAGCATCTGAGAAATTGTGGTGTTCTTCATTGTGATATAAAACCAGATAACATGCTG GTAAATGAGGCAAAAAATATGCTGAAGCTTTGTGACTTTGGAAATGCTATGTTTGCTGGTAAAAATGAAATTACACCATACCTTGTAAGCCGCTTTTATCGTGCCCCTGAAATAA TTCTTGGCTTGCCTTATGATCATCCATTGGATATTTGGTCAGTGGGTTGTTGTTTGTATGAGCTTTATACGGGAAAGGTTCTTTTTCCAGGTGCTACAAACAATGATATGCTACGCCTTCACATGGAATTGAAGGGCCCTTTCCCAAAGAAGATGCTCCGCAAG GGAGCATTTACAAATCTCCATTTTGATCAGGACTTGAATTTTCATGCTACAGAAGACGATCCTGTTACGAAAAAG ACTATAAAGCGGATAATTCTCAATGTAAAGCCTAAAGATATATCTTCAATTATTACAGGCGCTCCTGGTGAGGATCCGAAGATGTTAGCCAATTTTAAAGACCTTCTAGAAAAGAATTTTGTGTTGGATCCAGACAAAAGGATGACAGTGTCACAAGCATTGACCCATCCATTCATCACTG TTTTGGCGTGGTTGAAGTCAAAATGGGGTGATGTTTGGTCTGGAGGTCACTTGCTGGCGGGTTCTTTCGTGGATTGTACTGTTTCTATCGTAAGACAACTTGCTGACGGCGTTTTTACAATTGTAATCATAGTTGAATATGGCCATTGTGAAAATTTGTTTGTCTATTTTCATCTGTGCTACAATGATTGTATTTTGTACTTCAAACTTGACTGTTTCTAA
- the LOC122297390 gene encoding serine/threonine-protein kinase prpf4B-like isoform X5 — protein MASESHDKHRRSSSLEDDAERFSKRHTHRHHRHHHRSKKREDETKREGDDINRASPSPPPVAIIKFRPDDDVEEGEILEEDGFGFGGGEQEIAERKSESDEESRKNVTSGVHSQSDRRNLGHRAKHGSSHHEVGVHEEDILGNKGRNMKTLEDDKNEEDLLTDFKLDKEDKAYSCSGVGTEIGNEVSFPRNSSVEPQYGSRGQVNGILDHKDEKMRPRESGSPSKRIGRGNTYYNDEKVEVYISKLSTQGNSSSQSIGDHEEIRTRSRSMSIYHARERSRSRSIIEEEEAHSKKGRYYEHDASLSTDKGKFVYASDDERMARQSKDRRHYSRDVVRDVDRKRSPSYNRYIVEDRLRSRGTQGRERSRDREMHRELRKEKERERIRNSEMDRAQRRDRERDRSKDRDRERRIERDRSREREMDRNRREKERENTKDIEVDRYGKREKERDRSKASERERVKDTEREKDRDKVWKERENDRERQNDTKWNKDRSIMRDKEKYEYLEDGYDNGDRYKHSRHSRHDEKYYDQEKMKKAHSTKVPGSRSNSLEGNRDKLKRDDDEQGDYEEGIELQFGEQEEEDLNRIKEESRRRRQAILEKYKSQPRSEDIEKDKEPAHDPDQSVAATDVVPEVGDGRSDVLDVYVTEPSFSVGKSPPNGVAGLEKTIGAGGLGEGSPKSERSNDKFCDDIFGETPTRVRKMCKGEGLQIERSGLRDNWDDAEGYYGYRFGEILDGRYEVTAAHGKGVFSTVVRAKNLKAGNDELEEVAIKIIRSNDTMYKAGLEELVILKKLVGADPDDKRHCVRFISSFKYRNHLCLVFESLHMNLREVLKKFGRNIGLKLTAVRAYAKQLFIALKHLRNCGVLHCDIKPDNMLVNEAKNMLKLCDFGNAMFAGKNEITPYLVSRFYRAPEIILGLPYDHPLDIWSVGCCLYELYTGKVLFPGATNNDMLRLHMELKGPFPKKMLRKGAFTNLHFDQDLNFHATEDDPVTKKTIKRIILNVKPKDISSIITGAPGEDPKMLANFKDLLEKNFVLDPDKRMTVSQALTHPFITELRHSFGVVEVKMG, from the exons ATGGCCAGCGAATCCCATGATAAGCACCGGAGGTCTTCATCGTTGGAAGACGATGCCGAGAGGTTCTCGAAGCGCCACACGCATCGTCACCACCGGCATCACCACCGCAGCAAGAAACGAGAAGATGAAACCAAACGTGAGGGTGACGATATCAATCGCgcttctccttctcctcctccagTGGCTATTATTAAATTTCGCCCCGATGACGATGTGGAGGAGGGTGAGATTCTTGAAGAGGATGGTTTCGGTTTCGGTGGTGGCGAGCAGGAGATTGCGGAAAGGAAATCTGAGTCGGACGAAGAGTCTCGGAAAAATGTAACCTCTGGTGTTCACTCTCAATCGGACCGACGGAATCTG GGACATCGTGCTAAGCATGGCTCGTCTCATCATGAAGTTGGTGTACACGAAGAAGACATTCTAGGGAACAAGGGTAGAAATATGAAGACACTGGAGGACGACAAGAATGAAGAAGATTTGTTGACTGATTTCAAATTAGATAAGGAAGACAAAGCTTATAGCTGTAGTGGTGTTGGTACTGAGATAGGCAATGAAGTTTCTTTTCCAAGAAACTCAAGTGTTGAGCCTCAATATGGCTCAAGGGGCCAAGTCAATGGAATTTTGGATCACAAAGATGAAAAGATGCGGCCGAGGGAGTCTGGGTCCCCTTCTAAACGAATTGGCAGGGGAAATACttattataatgatgaaaaggTCGAGGTCTATATAAGCAAGTTAAGCACTCAGGGAAACTCGTCCTCTCAAAGCATAGGTGACCATGAGGAAATTCGTACTAGGAGCAGATCTATGTCAATTTATCATGCTAGGGAAAGATCTCGTTCCCGTAGCATaatagaagaggaggaggcccaTTCAAAAAAAGGACGTTACTATGAGCATGATGCCTCATTATCGACTGATAAAGGTAAGTTTGTGTATGCCTCTGATGATGAAAGGATGGCTCGGCAAAGTAAGGATAGACGGCATTATAGTAGAGATGTAGTCAGGGATGTGGACAGGAAACGTAGTCCTAGTTACAATAGGTATATTGTAGAGGACAGGCTTAGGAGTCGGGGTACACAAGGGAGAGAGAGGAGTAGGGATAGGGAGATGCATAGGGAGTTGAGGAAGGAAAAGGAACGAGAAAGGATCAGAAACAGTGAGATGGATAGGGCTCAAAGGAGGGATAGAGAACGGGACAGGAGTAAGGATAGGGATAGGGAAAGGCGGATAGAACGAGATAGAAGCAGGGAAAGAGAGATGGACAGGAATAGAAGGgagaaggaaagagaaaataCCAAAGACATTGAGGTAGATAGATACGGGAAAAGGGAGAAGGAAAGGGATAGGAGCAAAGCtagtgaaagagagagagttaaggACACAGAAAGGGAGAAGGATAGGGACAAAGTTTGGAAGGAGAGGGAGAATGATAGGGAGAGGCAAAATGACACAAAATGGAATAAGGATAGGAGCATTATGAGGGATAAGGAGAAGTATGAATATCTTGAGGATGGCTATGATAATGGAGATAGATATAAACATTCTAGACACTCGAGACATGATGAAAAGTATTACGAccaggaaaaaatgaaaaaagcgCATTCAACAAAGGTTCCTGGTTCTAGGAGTAATTCATTGGAAGGAAATAGAGACAAACTGAAAAG AGATGATGATGAACAAGGAGACTACGAAGAAGGGATTGAGTTGCAGTTTGGTGAGCAGGAAGAGGAGGATCTCAACAGAATCAAGGAGGAGAGTAGAAGGCGACGACAAGCCATCCTTGAAAAATATAAGAGTCAACCACGATCAGAAGATATAGAAAAAG ATAAGGAGCCTGCACATGATCCTGATCAATCGGTAGCTGCTACTGATGTTGTTCCAGAAGTTGGTGATGGTAGGAGTGATGTGTTAGATGTCTATGTCACTGAACCTTCATTTTCTGTTGGGAAATCACCTCCAAATGGGGTTGCTGGTTTGGAGAAGACTATCGGTGCTGGGGGGCTTGGAGAGGGCAGTCCGAAG AGTGAGAGGTCAAATGACAAGTTCTGTGATGATATTTTTGGTGAGACACCAACAAGAGTTCGCAAAATG TGCAAAGGAGAGGGTTTACAAATTGAAAGGAGTGGTCTTCGTGACAATTGGGATGATGCAGAGGGTTATTatg GCTACCGGTTTGGTGAAATACTTGATGGCCGATATGAAGTTACTGCTGCTCATGGTAAAGGCGTATTTTCTACTGTAGTTCGTGCAAAGAATCTAAAGGCTGGTAATGATGAACTGGAGGAAGTGGCAATAAAAATTATACGCAGTAATGATACAAT GTACAAGGCTGGTTTGGAGGAGCTAGTCATATTAAAGAAACTAGTAGGTGCAGATCCAGATGACAAGCGCCATTGTGTTCGATTTATCTCAAGTTTCAAGTACCGGAATCATCTTTGCTTAGTTTTTGAATCTCTTCATATGAATCTGCGTGAGGTTTTAAAGAAGTTTGGGCGCAATATTGGCCTTAAGCTAACTGCTGTGAGAGCATATGCGAAACAACTTTTTATTGCCCTGAAGCATCTGAGAAATTGTGGTGTTCTTCATTGTGATATAAAACCAGATAACATGCTG GTAAATGAGGCAAAAAATATGCTGAAGCTTTGTGACTTTGGAAATGCTATGTTTGCTGGTAAAAATGAAATTACACCATACCTTGTAAGCCGCTTTTATCGTGCCCCTGAAATAA TTCTTGGCTTGCCTTATGATCATCCATTGGATATTTGGTCAGTGGGTTGTTGTTTGTATGAGCTTTATACGGGAAAGGTTCTTTTTCCAGGTGCTACAAACAATGATATGCTACGCCTTCACATGGAATTGAAGGGCCCTTTCCCAAAGAAGATGCTCCGCAAG GGAGCATTTACAAATCTCCATTTTGATCAGGACTTGAATTTTCATGCTACAGAAGACGATCCTGTTACGAAAAAG ACTATAAAGCGGATAATTCTCAATGTAAAGCCTAAAGATATATCTTCAATTATTACAGGCGCTCCTGGTGAGGATCCGAAGATGTTAGCCAATTTTAAAGACCTTCTAGAAAAGAATTTTGTGTTGGATCCAGACAAAAGGATGACAGTGTCACAAGCATTGACCCATCCATTCATCACTG AACTTCGACACAGTTTTGGCGTGGTTGAAGTCAAAATGGGGTGA